A window of Amaranthus tricolor cultivar Red isolate AtriRed21 chromosome 8, ASM2621246v1, whole genome shotgun sequence genomic DNA:
GTGAATATAAaagttttatattatttttaatatagacACATACTATAAATAGTAAATATGTGATGAATACGCAAGTTTTAGGTAACATTTCGAAGATACTAGATATGTAATGACtatacaaattttaaataaatatatatatggcaATTAGAAAATTAAAGTTTTCGCACTTTCTCTATTTGAAAGTTATTGGCAAGCAAAGGTGTAAAGGACTAGTGATCCCACCACACCCAACCTTGGACTTAGGTGAAGTGCCGCCTAGCAAATGGGTAGTGGCCCAAGCTCAACCACAAGTCGTATTCAATTCAATCCAATCCATCACACGTATTTTAATGAGCTATGTTCACTATTTACTGTAACCATAAAAGTTATATCGTGCTAAGTCATACATATTGTACATCATGTAAAATCATACCACGCCAAAGTGTCGTAAATAGTATGCAATAAAAGAGTTACAACCATAAAATTGTTGTATTGTAACGTGTTAGATCGTGTTGTGCTATACACATTAATGTTCCTTGCCAGGGCAGCCCGGATGCTAGCCCAGACCACTTTCATAACCAGTTATAAATCTCAAAGCACCAAACCTGCCCATCAAACAAGCCCGAAAACTTAACTAACAACCTCCAAAATTGGAGTACCATGTATTCATATGGATGACCCACTTTTGAAAACCTGCAATCTGCGAAAAATAATTTGACTATGTGGAAAATATGCTGGTTGCCAGATTGACTACTCCCATAGCCACCAAAAAATTATCCAATTATATAgtgcataaaaattaaaaatgatgtaatcATTTAAATTGTATAGATGATATTAAAGGTGAGTTAAACTGTGtggatgaaaataaataagagTACTACAAACATttccataaaagaaaattgtagcaagttttaaaaaaaagactaaaaagaaaaatgcgaCAAACTCTATGGGCCAAAGGAGTTCAAAAAAGATTCGACGATCCGATATTCACCCAACATTGTAACCGAGTCCAACTTGACccaacttcaaaataaatttaaaattgtataaaaatcaatttgaacGTAAGACTCAATTTTAAACTGACCCAAAACACTTAACCCAAAATTAACCTAGTGACCAAAATGGACACGTCTCCATGGTTAGGAAAGTGGAGTGGCTAGTGAGCATAGGGATCTAGACCCCAGATGAACCTTTGAATGCCGTCAGGCTTAAGTCTTTTCTGTGTGTCGGTTTAGTGGCAATAGATTGGCTTCCAGTTCACCATTCATATCATCTCCCATCATCACCAATAAGTCTTTCCTGACTTGTACTGCAAAAGATAATACTGGGCCATGTCCTCCTAGGCTCCCACTATGCCTAAAATTCTTTCCTTCTATACCAATATACCATGTCATATACTCCCTTAGAATTGTGGTGAATGGTGATCCACCATCAAGTATATCTATCAAGGTCGATTTCGATGGGTGCTCAGAAAAACGTTAAATAAGGATCTACGCAGAAAACGAGTctcaaaatatgaaaattttgtacATTAAGTAGTCGATCCtaatcttttgagattaagaCTCTAACATTGTTATTGTTGTATGAATAGACAAAAGAAATTTACGACGAGAGAATCTGGCCATGGTGGGACATTTACGGAAACGTATTCTGCCGATTACCCTCAAACAATAGATCACGACAAGGCACAAATATATGGGTTTGGCGGACTATAATATGATGATTGTAGCACTTTAGCAAGTCATACCCACTGGCCACACAATTCCACAAAATGATGATTGTAGCACGTCTTTGGCCTATTATGACGGTTGGAAAGCCATGAGCACGCTGGTCCGCCCAGCGTCTGCGCCGCATGTTTGTCAACATGGCCACTCCTATGTCTATATAACACATACCGCAACTgcacatatttttataattgaaatagcATCTATATTTACAAGGAATGAAACCACAGCAATAATTGAATCCACTGGTCTTTCATACTCACATTGGGGCTCTACAGAAAATCCAGAAAGACCTGCATTTTCCTATACAAAATTCAAATGAATTTCTGGTAATGAACTGTCAGTTTGTCACTCTTAGCATGAATGACTACTGTCAAAATCAATCTAAAGCTATGTTAATGTAAGCATAAAAAGCACATTGAAGAGCAAACATGGGGTCGAATACGCGAGACATGTCGCGTCATTCTAGGGTCGTCTTGCAATGTCTGTATCGGTTTTTCTTTCGTTCATCATAAATCCGAGAGAAATCATTTGGGAGTTCCATCTTTGAGCGTACTGAAGTAAGATTTGTATCGTTGGGCTAGTCCAAACATCCCGAGTGTACCCCCTGTATGAAGCATTATGACCTTTGATACGTCGTCTTGTTGCTTCTGGCTTAAGTGAACAGCTTGTTCCCATGCTGCCAATGTGTATATTGGATCTATCAGAACTCCTGTTTGGTTAGCAACTTGTTGACATGCCTTAATTTCTCCCTCCAATACATTGCCAAATCTGCAATTTTAAATTTAGTCGCATCCACGAGCAAACATTAAGCCTATCTTTTAGAAATAACTTTGGaagtgtttggcaaaatagttTGGCAGGACAATTTTAGCTAATTTGGGTTCAAATAGAAGACTGATTGGTAAAACCATCTAATGCTAGTGTGTTAAATTAACTTGTTGAAACAAATTGTTATGAATCAGCTAATTTACAATAAGTTTCTCCCACCAATGTGTTCAATATCAGCCGGTCAAATCAGTTTACTAAACCAtatcagctggtcaaatcagtTTACATAAACCACTAGTCCACTCCAATCAGCAATCAACTATCAACTATCAACCATCAACCATCAATTATCGATCGATTGCCAAATACTTCTTAATAGAACGCAAAGCAATATTTCAAGAGTTTCAACTTCATTACGAGAACTCGAGAAGGATAATTTCAGACTTAATAAAACGATAATTACGTTTTTAAACTATTCATTCAGAGAGTAGTAATCAACTCACTTTCTCGGAGTTTCACGCTTCACCCAATGGACGAGGTCTTTTCTCGATGCATAATTGCTAAGATCAGATGATATACAAAAGTATCTCATAAAATCTGAAATCAAACGATTCTCCTGAGCTTTGTACCCGTCAAAGGTATCAGCCAGCATTATTGCAGTTACCTTCCAGGGTAGCCTGATAAATACCAACAGCATGAGTCCCTTCTACAAAAAACAAAGCATTATATTCACTCTGAGGTTAAAATCATACCCAAATAATAAGGCTCCAAGGGCAAAACCGATTGATGTCGTACCGGTACCTGCATCAATCACAAAGTTATACGGTCTCTTTTTCCCGAGTATATGACTCTGCGACAAGAATTTCACTTGGCGAATAATCCctgtaaaaatcaaattcaaatagaTATCACAAGTCATTGAAGCACTTTTAATAAAAAAGCTGCATAAAAGGGGAAAATTTTCTGTATAAATGACAATATTGTATAGACATTTCAATTCAAGACAGTAAATAATTGAGGATATACTAGACGAAAAGAAAAATTGAGATGAGTCGTCATCATTATTAtacccagtgtattccgctcatagggACTATGAGCAGGCCTAGGGAGGGAAGGAAGACggcaacccatacccataaaggaggatgcggCTGAAGAGTCCCCCAGCTCAAATTTGATCCTCCGAAGAAGTTCTTCCTGCATTTACTTGCCAGCCATAAGTTTGACCTATAACAAtacttaacatataattatacattTAAAAAACTAAGCAtataaataaaggaaaagtaAGAACTAAGTAAAAACGAGTCAAATAGCGATATATGAAAGGCAAGGAACAAAAACATCAACAGGTAAGGGGAAAGTCTCAGTAATCTAAGATATGAATAAGGCGTTTCCAACTAAGTAAAAATTGAGATGAGTACTAAAGGAAAACGATTCTCATATACATGCACACTATAATGATCCAGCCTTTTTTAATGACTATTCTTAAGCGTGCATGCATGTATACATATTTCTTATAAGATTCCTGATGTTTGTCCTGCAATTGAAGTTCAGGAGTATGTTCAGAAGGCGGTATAACCGTCAAAGAAGCAGACTCATCAAATCTTAAAGTTCCTAACACCATGTACTATATAATTCATAGTGCAACTGAAACAAAGTGTAGGAAGTAAATGAATAGGACGACATGATAAACCAGGTCATATAGCATGTGAACACCCGGTAATGCACAAAGGATACCCGTTCTCACCTAACAATGCCACAGCATCCCCAGCACCTTCCTTAACTATCACGACTTTCCCAACACCCTCCGAAATTTTGTTGGCGGCTTTTCGAGTGCATTTCTTTGGACTGGGTGTATCAGTGAAACTATCAAGAATGTCAGTGAACCACACTGCGGAACCACTGGGACCAGCGATAAGATTTGAATGCCCAAGAAGCATTTCTTCCCTCTTGGCGTACACTGATCTGGGCACGTAAATCACATTTCCATAAAGGGATGAGACTAGGTTGTATCCAGTTAGAATCTCTGGCTCTTCACCTCGAAGAAGCAAGTGTGATCTAAGGCCTCTTTCTGCACATGAGACAGCTGCAAATGACAAACCATTGACATAAAATCAATATTAGCATTGCTCCTGAATAAGAATTTGCAGGTTCAAAATCTTTGTAAGTAGGAGAACTCCGATGTAGCATGACCTACCCACAGCAGCAGCATGTGCACTTTGACATCCTCCACAGGTAACCTAGAAAATTCCATTTCGGTATTACATGGTCAAAGTAAATTACATGGATGGCCCGTAGCGAAAGTGTGAAAGGCATTGTCAATACAATGATGCAACAAGATACGACAATCAGTGGCGGAACGTCATTAGGGCGGGAGGGGGCGTCGCTCCTCTCAATTCCCcgaatattatatttatattatgacACCTTTAAGAATCATTTAATGATGATTGTCTTAGTGGTAAAgttaatgattttataattaaaaggtCAAGAGTTCAAACATTTGCCCCCTGAATATTTCGCCCATGTTTTTCCACTGACAATGGTTCGAGACCTTAAAGATGTTTGAAGCTCACAATGGAGAAGTGCAATCAAATGCTAAATTGATTgtgataattgattaaattgtTGAACGCCTAAAGCATACAACCAAATCggctaaataaaattatttcctTATATCCCCTTAAAGCTTAATATTAGTTTTAGAAAGCGCAAGGTATTGGCGAGGCACACTTTTTcactaaaaatcaattttaaaacaaataaaatacttaaaacaacaTGGCATTCATATTTTAGTAGAAACAAGTTTGAAAACATTCATTATCCTTATAGTAAAtaccactttagcacataactaTTATAATAAGAATATGAAGAATATCTAAAGTTATTCTCTTCTTAATCggcattttgtttttcttaaagaaGCAACGGTTCCTTgaacttcatattcaagtaagtttgggttttgtgttttatttctttttcaaacaAACAAGCATAAGTTAATTACTCAACCCAACAAGGAATCACATTAGACGCCCAAGGCGCAAAGCGCATTGAGACACATCCAGGCACCCAAGGCACACGCCTCTTGTAGTGGGATTTACGTCACCTAGTCGAGGTGTTTTCAGCCAAGCCCGAGCTCCAGGCACACAAAGAGCAAAGCGAGACGCACTTTTAAAACTAAGAGCTTaccaaaaaaaagaattattatgCATCATCATATCATAAGCTGAATCATCTGTTCGAGCAAATCAATAAATGACTTTCTAAGAACATATTAGCTCTAACCAAATTACTAGGATACAAAAAGTTTAACTCACCACATCAGTGCCCGAGTAATCTTCGATCATAGGAAGTAAAGCGTCCAATTTCCGTGCTTTGTTTCCATTGACAAACGGGTGCAACAAGTCGTCTCTCACGATATAAAACGAAGGATCTTTGCCTCTTTCATCCATCATAGCATCACCCAAATTCGGATAAGCATACATTGAAAAGTTCACATTATCAAAGATTCCATTCTTTGCCATTGTTTGCATCTTTGTTATTGTGATCTCGTGCACTTTGGTATCAGGGTTTTCTAATGCCCATCTTCTACTGAGAAGTGTTGATATTGATTCCTCTAGATATGGCATCTTTTGGGAAACATCCTAGAGTTCCAGAAAATAAACTACATCACAtttcttggtttgatttgccaaCAAACCaccacaataataacaatatcaaagccttaatcccaaaagattggggaTGACAATTTGCCAGCAAGCCAATACCTTAAATTATCAAAAGCAACAAATTGAAGTCCTTTTATTTTTCCCAGCATTTCAATTCAAGTGTTTCCAAAGTATTCTAATGGCCTATTTGGTTATCAATGTTATTTTTGAGTACAAGGTAGGTTGAATGAAGGGCTAGGAGAAAGGAGGGCGGCGAAAATCATACTTAGAACTTTAGTCAAAAAAGTGATGTACATTGCTTTAACGGAAATAAGACTTGATTAATGGTGGtaaaaatttaatgtaatttagtTAAGAAGATTATGTTTACGATCATGCTTGTAACATTCTAATCATTTTTTctttcacaaaatttatttccATCTATTTAAGACATGTTAGAAGACTGAAATTAACACTAAAAcctattttcattaccattattAATAACATTAACCAAATGGACCGTAATAGTACTATAATTCATTAGACAAAAGTTTTAAGAAGTAGATAATGTTGTTTTAATGACATTATTCAAGAACTAAAACTCATACATGGGTAGATAAATATTAGGGCCTACCTGGGAATAATTCTTTGAACTTCTCAAAAAATTCTCATTCTTTGTAGCAGCAATTACAGAACTTTTGGGCCAATGATGCAACTTCATATTAGAGTCTATGAATGAAAACCATATCCCATTAATACTTGTGAGGCTCTGCAAAATAGCATTTGAAAGAACAAATCTTTTTAGTTTCAAATATCAAAACTTTATAGGAAATTAGCAAAGATAGGATGCCAAATACAAAACCCAGATTCATTTTTCTTACCACAGGCTTAGTCTAGGGAAGGAGAGGGTCATATGAAAATCCAATCCAGACAAACCCCGTAGAAAGCCGACGGGACTTGATCTAATAAAACCCAGATTCATATATTAGTTAAAAAGCTAGAAAATTCAAGTATTATTAGGGCAAAATTGGGCTTAACTTGAGTTTAATTAAGCAAAGTAATAAATGGAATGGGAGTGTGATAAATCGATAATCAAGAAAAAGGCAATTAAAAGTAATGTTGGAAATGAATAGCCATAAACTGTTCGAAGGAACATTACCTTGATGGGATTGTTATGAAAGAGCTTGACATACAAGAGGCTTAGGCCTGGTTCAACTTCAGCTTTTGGAGAGTTTTGGATAGCTTTGGTCTTTGGGAATGCATAGTAAAAAATTTTTACCAATAAAATAGTTGTTAGCGCCTTAGCGGTGCAATTTGTGGACACATGAGTTTTTCCCTAACTAGAGTACTAGAAAAGAAAAGGTCAGGTAAGAATGAGATTTTATTTCAATTGGAGCGAGTTATCCAATTTAAAGTTTATtcgaaattaattattttgtctttttgttttgtattataGTTACatgaaatttacaataaaggtTGATATATAAGAATATAATGCACAGTTAAACTTAAATTGACTTAAGTCTGGCCTTTTTAACCCAATTTACCATATAATCCAACTTAACTTTGATTGGGATTAATTAGTGAAATAGGATATCCCCTACCTTTAACGTGTCACTTATTTGATTAAATTCTAAGATCATTTTGCATAGATGGCTTTAAAGGGAAGACAAAAATTACACACAGTATAACTCATTCGATGAATAGCTTGTATTGTATGAGAGTAAGTTTAGTAAATGATTGTTTTGTCAACTGTATTATCAACTTTTTTACTTTTAGCTTTTTAATCTGTCAAATAGTTagtatttgataaatgacttttaaattaACTAAAAAGCTACTATAAGTAATTTTATACTAACTTTTGGCTTACTTAAATTTCAGCCAACATCAAAcaactatattttaaatatcttaGTTAACAACTAACTTAAAAAGCTATCATATCAACTGATACGTTCATAGGGTCGGACCAATTAATTGCTCTAACCAACAACTATTTGTCAATTAAACATATATCAATTACAAGCTAGCCCGTTTTTAGATTAAAGTGTTATAGCAGAACGTCAAAACTATTTATTTGAAAGGCAAGAAAAAAATGATTACTCTTTATGTCTCATAACTTTTGCTACAAGTACAATTTGtaagtaatttaatataaaaaggaataaaaaattactttagGAAATCAGAAGAAATATGtaaatgaaaatcaaagaaataatataagtaatgaCTTAAAAAAGTCATGTACATAAAAATTTGTGCGACAAAAAGAAAGGTATTATTTAAACTCCAATGAATTATcaatttttcttgggaaaatgCCTACTAGTTCAACTCTTCATAAGTTTCATGTTTGCTTTTACTTGAGATTGACTTGCGATACGTGTTGAACTCCAAGTGCAAGCAGCTCTAACAATCTGAACTATCAACACTCCCTACTTCATATTCCATAGTCCATAATGCATATCCATACTCCAACGATGAACAGTCAGAATACGATTACCAGAAGTATGCACTGTGGTAATACATTTATTGTAGGAGATCTTGATATTCCAAAATCCCCACATAGTTGCAATTTGTAATGGAATAAGAACAAAAGCTTTACCGCAGAGAAATATATCCATGTAACATATGGCGTGTCGACTGACTATGTGCTGTGCCTAATCATTTTCACAAAATGATAAATGTGCCTATTGGTGGACCACTATGATGATCACTCGACAATACTGGGTTAGGC
This region includes:
- the LOC130821243 gene encoding D-cysteine desulfhydrase 2, mitochondrial, which produces MKLHHWPKSSVIAATKNENFLRSSKNYSQDVSQKMPYLEESISTLLSRRWALENPDTKVHEITITKMQTMAKNGIFDNVNFSMYAYPNLGDAMMDERGKDPSFYIVRDDLLHPFVNGNKARKLDALLPMIEDYSGTDVVTCGGCQSAHAAAVAVSCAERGLRSHLLLRGEEPEILTGYNLVSSLYGNVIYVPRSVYAKREEMLLGHSNLIAGPSGSAVWFTDILDSFTDTPSPKKCTRKAANKISEGVGKVVIVKEGAGDAVALLGIIRQVKFLSQSHILGKKRPYNFVIDAGTGTTSIGFALGALLFGLPWKVTAIMLADTFDGYKAQENRLISDFMRYFCISSDLSNYASRKDLVHWVKRETPRKFGNVLEGEIKACQQVANQTGVLIDPIYTLAAWEQAVHLSQKQQDDVSKVIMLHTGGTLGMFGLAQRYKSYFSTLKDGTPK